The DNA segment CGCGGGCGCGCAGTACCACGTCCTGACCTCGAAACACCACGAGGGCTTCGCGCTGTGGGACACCAAGCTCTCCGAACGGAACTCGGTGAAGATGGGGCCCGGGCGGGACCTGGTGCGCGAACTCTTCGACGCGTCGGCGAAGTACACACCCGAGCTGCACCGCGGTCTGTACTTCTCGATGCCGGAGTGGTTCAACCCCGACAACCCGTGGATGGGGCACGCTCCGCGCAATCCCTACACCCTCGAACCGCTGCCGTACACCGGATACGTCTCCGGCAAGGACTACGTGAAGGACTATCAGGCCCCGCAGATGCTGGAGCTGATCCACGACTATGCCCCGGAGCTGTTGTGGTGCGACATCGGAGGGGTCAACGACAGCCGCAACGTCCTGGCCGAGTACTTCAACCTTGCGAAGAACAGCCGCAAGCCGGTCGACGTGGCGGTCAACGACCGAGCCGGAATCCCCTTCCACGACTTCACCACGCCCGAGTACACGACCTACGCGAACACCGTCGTGGCGAAGTGGGAGTCCAGCCGAGGCCTCGACCCGTTCAGCTACGGCTACAACCGGGCCACTCCCGATGACGCGTATATGACGACGAAGGAGGTCGTGCACAACCTCGTCGACATCGTCTCCAAGAACGGCAACCTGCTCCTCGACATCGGCCCGCGTGCCGACGGCACCATCCCCGAGATCATGCAGACGCGGCTGCGTGAGACCGGCCGCTGGCTCAAGGTCAACGGCGAGGCGATCTACGACACCACCTACTGGTCCCGCATGGCGCAGCTCGGCGAGGACCTTCGTTTCACGGTGCGGCAGGGCAAGGCGTTCTACATCCACTCCCTGGCCGAGCCGGGAAGCCGCCTGACCGTCGAGGCGCCGGTGCCCATCCGCAGCGGTGACAAGGTGACGCTGCTCGGCCACGACCGGCCGCTGACCTGGGCCGTGGGAGGTGGAGCACTGGTCATCGACGTGCCGGGGGCCGCTCGGGCGGCGGGGGAGCACGTGTGGGTCTTCAAGGTGAAGTGGAGCAACTGAGCGTCCCCTCCAGCTGCCATCGCTTGGGCGCTCCCCGCAGACGCGTCCAGGCGTTCGCGCTAACCCTTCGCCATCATCTCCGTGTCGTACCACTCGATGGTGGTGCCGATGAGGCTGGCGGCGACGATGCGTTTGAGGTTGCTCGGGGGTGGGGGAGCGGTGGTTGCGGAGGCCATGTTCGCCACTTCCTCGTGTGCGGTGGGGACGGGTATGTGTTCGCACACGGTAGGAATCCGGCAGGTCAGGGGCACATGTGGTGGGACTACAAAGTTCGGGGGCGGGGTGTGCGTGTTGCCCCTATGTCGGGGCTTCGATAGCCGTACCGAGGTCTTGATCGGCAGTAGATCCGCCCAACCGGATGAAGGCATGTGGTGACGCACCCAGCGCTACCGGCAAGAGCTGAGACGAGTATCCGGTGGCCACGTCCTACCGAGGACTCAGTGCTGGCGGGATGCGTCGCATGCTCGCTGCACACACGGTAGACACGACGCCATCCTCGGCGCCCTCCGGGCACGAGACGCCCGCACCTGAGTCCGATCGGTCTCAGTCCGAGCCGAGGGGAATCCGTAGGCGCACCCGGTAGCCACCCTCCGCGGTGGGGCCCGACTCCAGGGTGCCGCGCAGGATCTCGGCCCGTTCCCGCAGGCCGATCAAGCCGTGCTGGGAACCGGGCAGAGACAGGGAGAGACGCGTGGGCCGGGTGTTAATGACGGTCACTCCGACGTCGTCGCCGGCCTGCCACAGCTCGACGGAGGCCGTGGCGCCGGGGGCGTGCTTGCGGACGTTGGTCAATGCCTCTTGGACCGTGCGGTAGATGGCCCGTTGGGCGGGTGTGCCGACGGTCGGCGGAAGTTCACCCGCCAACTGCGTCTCAGCGCCGCTTGATTCCACCAGCTTGTGCAGCTCGGCGAGGGTGGGCTGAGGAGTCAGCTCGGTGGCATGGCCGCCGGAGGCGCGCAGCAGCGTGACCATGGTGCGCAGTTCGTCGAGGGTGTCGACGCTCAGCGAACGGATCGTGCGGGCGGCCTCTTTGGCGTCCGCGTCCCTGGCGGCGACCTGCAGGGCTCCTGCCCGTACGGCGATCAGGCTGACCTGGTGGGAGACCACGTCGTGCATCTCCCGGGCCAGCAGCGTACGTTCGCGGGCGATCACGGCTTGGGCGTGCAGTGCCCGCTCGTGCTCCCTGGCCTCCTCGATCTCGACCAGCCGCCGTGCCAAGTCCCTTTGTGCCTGGATGAGTTGACCGAAGAGGACCGGGGCGGCAGCGATTGCCAGGCTGTACACGAAGGCGATCAGCGTCATGGTCCGGTCGACCTCGGCGACGCCGGCGAGCGGCCAGGGGGTGCTGCTTGCCAGAGCGCTCAGTGCGACGCAGACCGCGAGGAGAGGGCGGTTGCGGGAGCGTTCGGCCAGGGTGAACAGCGCGACGAGCGGAGCGAGGGCGACATCCTGCATGAGCGCGATCGGCAGGGTCAGCAGGAACACGGCGAGCGGGAACCTGCGTCGGAAAGCCAGCGCGGCGCAGCCGAGCGCGGCCAGCGCGACGCCAAGTCGCGTGTCGTCCCAGAGGTTGAGCCAAATGTCCACGGCTGCCGCAGCCACCAGGAAGAGGTCGACGACCGGCGCGGGCACACGCGTCCACAGCGCGCGTGCGCGGCTCATCGTCCGGCTTTCGGCTGCGGGGGCTCATCCAGCAGTCCGGCCCGCTGCGCCAGCAGCGCGGCCTGCACCCGGCTCGTCACCCGCAGCTTCGTGAGGATCGCGCTGACGTGGTCCTTGACCGTGCCGGCGCCCAGGTGGATGCGCGCCCCGATGTCCGCGTTCGACAGCCCCTCCGCCACCAGGACGAGGACATCGCGCTCGCGGGCGGTGAGCAGCCGGACGCGGGCCGCCGCCTCGTCGACGGGCGCCTCGGTGCCGGGATGGCTGTGCAGCAGCGTCCGGGACGCCTTGGGGGACAGCACGACGCCGCCCGCGGCCAGGGTGCGCACCAGGTGGGCCAACTGCTCCGGCTCGGTGTCCTTGAGGAGGAATCCGGCCGCGCCGGAGTTCAGCGCGGTCAGGATGTACTCGTCGGCGTCCAACGTCGTCAGCATCGCCACCACCGGAGCGTCGGCCCTCGTCCGCAACTCCCGCAGGACGGTGAGTCCGTCGACGTCCGGCATCCGGATGTCCAGCAGAACCACGTCGGGCCGCTCCCGGCGGACGGTCTCCACGGCCTCGCCGCCGCTCGCGGTCGCGACGACCTCGATGTCGTCGGACGCGCCCAGAATGAGCCCGAACCCGGACCGGACCAGTGCCTCGTCGTCCACCACCACTACCCGCACCACCGGGTTCACGCGCTCCGCCCCACCTTCGTCCATGTCGTCCGGCGCCTTGCCGCCTTGACCCTAGACCCCTGGTGAGGGCCGGCGGCCCGGCGAGCCGCAGCTCCAGCCACACGGCGGGGGTATCACCCTCCGGTCGGCAGGGACACAGCAGACCTGTGCCGGGTACTCCCCGGCCCGCACGATCTTCAGGCTGACAGCCATGACACAGCCCTCGAACAC comes from the Streptomyces sp. NBC_00443 genome and includes:
- a CDS encoding sensor histidine kinase; translation: MSRARALWTRVPAPVVDLFLVAAAAVDIWLNLWDDTRLGVALAALGCAALAFRRRFPLAVFLLTLPIALMQDVALAPLVALFTLAERSRNRPLLAVCVALSALASSTPWPLAGVAEVDRTMTLIAFVYSLAIAAAPVLFGQLIQAQRDLARRLVEIEEAREHERALHAQAVIARERTLLAREMHDVVSHQVSLIAVRAGALQVAARDADAKEAARTIRSLSVDTLDELRTMVTLLRASGGHATELTPQPTLAELHKLVESSGAETQLAGELPPTVGTPAQRAIYRTVQEALTNVRKHAPGATASVELWQAGDDVGVTVINTRPTRLSLSLPGSQHGLIGLRERAEILRGTLESGPTAEGGYRVRLRIPLGSD
- a CDS encoding response regulator transcription factor, whose product is MDEGGAERVNPVVRVVVVDDEALVRSGFGLILGASDDIEVVATASGGEAVETVRRERPDVVLLDIRMPDVDGLTVLRELRTRADAPVVAMLTTLDADEYILTALNSGAAGFLLKDTEPEQLAHLVRTLAAGGVVLSPKASRTLLHSHPGTEAPVDEAAARVRLLTARERDVLVLVAEGLSNADIGARIHLGAGTVKDHVSAILTKLRVTSRVQAALLAQRAGLLDEPPQPKAGR